A stretch of Cicer arietinum cultivar CDC Frontier isolate Library 1 chromosome 5, Cicar.CDCFrontier_v2.0, whole genome shotgun sequence DNA encodes these proteins:
- the LOC140920342 gene encoding uncharacterized protein, translating to MKDQADRKRRDVSFKIGEWVFLKLRPHVQNSIEAHINLKLAPRYYGPFEITAQVGAVAYRLQLPATARIHPVLHVSLLKKAIGNYRVGSELPPGLDSDPATPWEPAAILATRTITKEGSDVKQLLVHWNDKPVEEATWEDELVMLTQFPALRLGDKSVTQGGSIDGDKEGINDVSSGTHSAPKAWRVYVRKSKKGELAPSCI from the coding sequence ATGAAGGACCAAGCTGACAGAAAAAGAAGAGACGTGAGTTTTAAAATCGGTGAATGGGTTTTTCTCAAATTAAGGCCACATGTGCAGAATTCTATTGAAGCACACATCAATCTGAAACTTGCTCCAAGATACTATGGGCCTTTTGAAATAACAGCACAGGTTGGTGCCGTTGCGTATCGTCTCCAGTTACCTGCTACAGCACGGATTCATCCGGTGCTCCATGTTTCATTGCTTAAGAAGGCAATTGGCAATTATCGGGTTGGGAGTGAGTTACCCCCGGGCCTCGACAGTGATCCTGCTACACCATGGGAACCAGCAGCAATACTTGCCACTCGCACTATCACTAAGGAGGGGTCAGACGTCAAACAATTGCTCGTTCATTGGAACGACAAGCCTGTTGAAGAAGCCACTTGGGAGGACGAGTTAGTAATGCTAACACAATTCCCAGCCCTCAGACTTGGGGACAAGTCTGTGACTCAAGGGGGGAGTATTGATGGGGACAAAGAAGGAATTAATGACGTGTCTAGTGGGACACATAGTGCACCTAAGGCATGGAGAGTGTATGTTAGAAAATCCAAGAAAGGTGAGTTGGCCCCATCTTGTATATAG